In Candidatus Obscuribacterales bacterium, the genomic window TTCCTTGCATCATTCTCACTAATGAATCGGTAATCGCTAGCCCCAATCCAGTGCCAGGATGCTTGCGGCTCCGGCTTTGATCAACCTGGCGAAACGCTTCAAAAATATGCTCAAAATCCTCTGGAGCAATGCCGATGCCCGTATCTTGAACGACGATCTGCACCATGCTATCCGATGGATCGGAAATGGATACTGATATCCTGCCCGCATCGGTAAATTTAATGGCGTTGGCTACCAGATTAATCAACACCTGCCGTAACCGGTTTGGATCATTAAAGGCCTGCGGTCGCCTTAGATCAATCTGTACGGTAAGCTCAAGCTGTTTTTCATCCGCCAGCGATCGCAGTTCGTTCACCGTAGAATTCACGACGTCTGATAGTACGATTGTATCGGGGCGAAGGTCTAGCCGACCTGCTTCTACCTTGGAAAAATCTAAGATCTCATTGAGCAAGGCTAAAAGCTGTTGTCCGTTGTTGAGAATTCGCTGGATCATATCCTGCTGCTGCGGCAGCAAGGTACGTTTTCCAGGTCGGAGCAGGAGTTGGGAAAAGCCAATAATTGCATTCAACGGAGTGCGTAGCTCATGGGACATGGTGGCTAAGAATTGAGACTTAAGCCGTGATGCTTCCACCAGTTTGATATTTTGAATTTGAATTTGCTGCCGCTGGATTTCCAGTTCTTGATTTTTATGAATGAGCAGCTCATTGCTTTCCCGCAGCCGCTGATTAGCCAGGGCTGCCTCCATTTCTGCCTGATACACTCGCATGGCATTACGCAGCACTCTCGCTAAACTATCGGATGAAATTCTCGACTTAACGAGATAATCTGTAGCGCCGGCCTTCATCAAATCCACCGCAATTTCTTCGTCTCCCTGCCCAGTGAGCACCACAAGCGGCACCCGAATCCCAATTTGGCGAACCTGTTGCACCAGCAGCAGTCCATCTTGATCAGGTAGACGATAGTCGAGAAATACACAATCGAAGGGCGATTCTTGCAGCGTGACGATCGCCTCTGTGCAATTTTCCACCTCGACTACCTCTAAACGAAAGCCAGCTTTGACTAGCGATCGCCGCACGGTCATACGATCGACTTCATCGTCGTCAATGACTAAAATTCTGAGGGTTGCTTCCATGTGACGATTGCTTCCATGTGAGATCTTGCAGGACAAGACAGAAAACCATAGGCTTAATGTCGCTTCTTATGGCATTTCACATAACGCCCAATATTTGTTCAGGGTAGCCATGAGTTCTGCAAAGGTTGTGAAGGTAACCGGCTTGAGCAAATAACCAGAAATATTGAGGTTATAGGCCTCGACTCGATCTTGGTCTTGGTTTGATGTGGTCAACACCACAACCGGCGTTAGCTTCAGGTCAGGGTCGGCCCGCAGTTCTTGGAGAAACTCAATGCCGCCCATTTTTGGCATATTTAGATCTAGTAAAATTAAACGCCGAGCACTTGGCACAACAGATGGTTGCCCATTAACCCCCCGCAACATATCTAGGGCCTCTAATCCATTTTGAGCAATATAAACAGGATTCGTGATATTGCTTTTTTGAAAGGCACGGCGGACGTTCATGACATCTACTTCATCATCTTCTACCAGCAGAATATGAATAACACGTTCTTGCATATACAGGGGAATCACTCCTTTGTTTCCTCTTAGTTTGGTACGCTTGGCTTTTTTATCGTAGAAGGTTGTGCGATCGCTGTCGTCACTCACAGGTGGGAGATTGACTGCGTTCCTGATCTATCATCCGAGATATATATGGACTTGAGACGGGCAGCCAACGACTAGATGAACAAGGGCTCATCTTTGTCTTGTTGGGATGCTCGGTCGCTCTACTCCTTCAGACATACTGCCCGTTTACCCGGACTGCCTCTACAGGTGGAGGTGGATCTCGATCAACCAACGTGTAGGACTGTTAGGCGTAATGTGCCTTTTGATGATGATTAATTGTTGTCCTCCTGTGAGTAGCGATCGCTATTGATCAGACCCATAGAAGATCATACCCATAGGAACTGATGCATCCCTCATCCTAGATCGTTCCTAGATCTCAACGACAAGCCCCGGCGACTGACCATAAAAACACCGCTCAAGTCCACCAACGAGTTGACCTGAGCGGCTGCTATTTCTATGCAAGACCTCAGTACCGTTGATCCAACCGTGGATCAAGAGGATAGGACGTCGGGTGTATCAGGGGTGGCTTCCTCGCTGGCTTCCGCAGGCACGTCTAATGCGTCTATAGGCGGTTCAAGGGAGGGAGCGGTCTGTTGATCGATCGCTTCCGGCTCCGCTTCTGGGATCGCTTCCGGCTCCGGCGTTGGCGCACTGGCAGCGGCTTGATCAAAGATCACCATTTGACTGCCGACTACGGGACTGCGGGCCAACACCGTGCCTGCACTGTCCACCACGTCTAGCTTGTTGAACCCTAGCTCCTGCGATCGCTGCCATAGAGATGCAGCAAAGTGGGGGCGATCGCTCCCTAGACCATTCCAGCCCTCACCCACGGTGACCACCAAGCGACCGCGTAGGAAGTTGGCCTGCACGGAACTCAACGTTATGCCGCTATAGTCCGCCAGCACGTCGGCAAGCTGATCCTGTAAATCGCCAATAAAGGGAGCATCGGGAATCACGTCTTCCGCAGGGCTCTTGTCCGACGGGATGTCTTGGATTGCCTCATCAGCACCTTCGAGATCTTCTACCGGCTCAGGCATCGGTTCAGAAATCGGTTCGAAGATGGGCTCAGAAACCAGAGGT contains:
- a CDS encoding ATP-binding protein, whose translation is MEATLRILVIDDDEVDRMTVRRSLVKAGFRLEVVEVENCTEAIVTLQESPFDCVFLDYRLPDQDGLLLVQQVRQIGIRVPLVVLTGQGDEEIAVDLMKAGATDYLVKSRISSDSLARVLRNAMRVYQAEMEAALANQRLRESNELLIHKNQELEIQRQQIQIQNIKLVEASRLKSQFLATMSHELRTPLNAIIGFSQLLLRPGKRTLLPQQQDMIQRILNNGQQLLALLNEILDFSKVEAGRLDLRPDTIVLSDVVNSTVNELRSLADEKQLELTVQIDLRRPQAFNDPNRLRQVLINLVANAIKFTDAGRISVSISDPSDSMVQIVVQDTGIGIAPEDFEHIFEAFRQVDQSRSRKHPGTGLGLAITDSLVRMMQG
- a CDS encoding response regulator; this encodes MSDDSDRTTFYDKKAKRTKLRGNKGVIPLYMQERVIHILLVEDDEVDVMNVRRAFQKSNITNPVYIAQNGLEALDMLRGVNGQPSVVPSARRLILLDLNMPKMGGIEFLQELRADPDLKLTPVVVLTTSNQDQDRVEAYNLNISGYLLKPVTFTTFAELMATLNKYWALCEMP